Genomic window (Candidatus Fokinia cryptica):
ATGAATCACGAAAAAGTAGAAGGAGTTGTAAATAATCCCAAAGTTCCAGTTTCAAGCGATATGATAAAGGGTGAGATAAGTAAAAAAGTTGAAGACATAGCACCTGTTTCTAAAAATAAAGATAACGTAAATAATGAAATTCGAGAATTACTTAAAGAAATCTCAACAGTTGAAGAATTAAGAGATATAGTTATGAAATTTGAGGGATGTAAACTGAAATCAGGAGCTAATAATACGGTTTTTGCAGATGGCGAGCCTAGCTCTTCTATTATGATTGTAGGGGAGGCACCTGGGGAAAATGAGGATAAATACGGTATACCATTTTGCGGAGAAAGTGGAGCATTACTTGAACATATCTTCAAGAGTATGGGGCTTCAAAGGAAAGATATATATATTACAAATGCTATTTTTTATCGACCTCCTAGCAATAGAAAACCTACATCAGAAGAAATTGACATATGTCGTCCATTTGTACAAAAGCATATAGCGATAGTGAAGCCTAAGCTGTTGCTATTGATGGGAGCGACTGCGGCTGAATCAGTTTTGCACTATAAAGGGGCTTTAACGCCAATACACGGAAAAGTAATACGATACGGCAAGATGCATAATGATTACATTGCCGACAATGACATGCAACTTAATGTGGTACCATTATTTCATCCATCTTATATGCTTAGACAAGCTTTGTCTAAAAAAATTGTTTGGAATGCATTACTAAGAATAAAGCTTGAAATACTCAAGTAACTTATAATCTATATTATTTCTATTGATATTGAAAAAATGTTGATTTTTTGATGATATAAAGTGATGGTAAATGAGTATACGTAATGTATTTATGATAAAGGAGAAGAATAAGATTTTTAAAAATATCGATCTTAAAGCGTCTATTGACATAAAATCCTCCATGTTACGAGGAGATTGGAATGGTGTGCAAGCTATTCTTACAACTTCAGATCAAGTGATACAGATTGTTAAGGAATCGGAAATACGTGGTAGAGGTGGAGCAGGGTTTAGTACAGGTATAAAATGGTCGTTTATGCCACGTGATGGTACTACATCATACGTCATAGTAAATGCAGATGAGAGCGAACCTGGAGCATGTAAGGATAAAGCAATCATACGATATGAGCCTCATAAAATTATAGAAGGAGCTTTAATTGCAGCATTTGCAGTACAAGCACGTATTGTGTACATATACGTTCGTGGAGAGTATGTGACGGAGGCTTCTATATTAGAGAATGCTATCAAAGAAGCAGAGCAATATGGATTATTAGGTAATAATCCAAAGCATAAATACAGTGTAAATATTTTTGTGCATCGTGGAGCAGGTGCGTATATTTGTGGAGAGGAAAGTGCTTTACTTAATAGTATAGAGGGAAGGAAAGGAATGCCTCGTATAAAGCCTCCTGCTTTTCCTGCAGTTTGTGGTTTATATGGTTGCCCAACAATTGTAAATAATGTTGAGACTATTGCTTCTATCTCAACGATTATGAGAAGAGGTGCAAATTGGTATAAAAGTATGGGACGTTCAAATAATTATGGTACCAAGATATTTTCAATATCAGGCCATGTTTGTAATCCATGTAATGTTGAAGAGGAAATGTCAGTTCCATTAAAAACATTGATTAATGAGTATGCGGGAGGGGTGATAGGAGGATGGGATAATTTATTAGCGGTGATACCTGGCGGTTCTTCTACTCCGCTTTTGCACTATAGTGTATGTGATGATGTATTAATGGATTTTGATGGCTTAAAAAGTGTTGGAAGTGCTCTGGGTACTGGAAGCATAATAGTGATGAATAAATCTGCAGATGTAATAGATGCAATAGCGAATATTTCACGTTTTTATATGCATGAGTCATGCGGTCAATGTACTCCTTGTAGAGAGGGCACAGGATGGATGTATAGAATTATGCAAAGATTTGTATCTGGAAAAGCGCAATTACACGAGATATATGAGTTATACGAAATTACTAAACAAATAGAAGGACGTACAATTTGTGCACTTGGTGATGCTGCTGCATGGCCAATACAAGGCTTGATAAAGAATTTTAAAGATGTTATAGAGAGTAGAATTAATGGAACTACTATTTCTGATAATAGAAAATAATGCCACAGCTAAAAGCTTTAAAAAATAGGATAAATGCAGTTATTTCTACGCATAAATTAACAAAAGCAATGCAGATTATTGCTGCTTCTAGATTTCAAAAACTGAAGAATATGGTATTTCATTCTGCTGATTATTTATCTTATTTTCATGAAATTATAAATGATATTATTGCATCAGATGGTAGTAATTATACTAATCTTACTATGAAGAAGTTATACAGAAATGATGAGCTAGTTACTTCAAATACCGCAGTGATAGTTCTTTTTTCAGCAGAAAAGGGATTATGTGGAAAATTTGATAGTATTGTGATGAAGAAGTTAAAATCTGTATGTTGTGATATAGAGCAGTCAACGGGAGTTGATACTATAAGAATAGTCTGTTTTAATAAGAGAATTATTGAAAACGCAAAACGTATAGGTGGAGAGAGATTGAAGAATACGAAAATTGAGTATGTTTTGCATAATGTTGACGTAATGAAGGGGTTTGAAATTTTTAGAAATGATATAAATGTCTGCTGCACAAAGTTCTGTGCTGATGCTAAATTTTTGTACGTAATGTATCCTGCTTTCATTACTACCATTTTGCAGTTACCGTGCTTGATAAAATTATTCCCTTTAATCGATCAAGATAAAGAAAAATTTAAGCAGGGCGTGTTTAATTTTCTTGATGAAAGTACTGATCATACCTTATATGGTAGAGTGAGAAGGAATAATAGTACAGAGAGGAAAGTCTTTACATTAGAGCCGTCGTCTAGTGTTGAGGTATTGCAAATAACAATACCGTCTTACTTTGTAGCTTTATTTTATAATACGGCTCTGGAAGTATACATAGGGGAAAATGCTTCAAGGATGATTATGATGGATGCAGCTAATAGGAATGCAGAAAAGATCCAAAAGAATTTGTGCATCCAGTATAACAAACATCGTCAATCTGCGATTACGCAAGAGATAATAGAGTTGGCTTCTTCTAGAAGTGTGCTTAATTAAATCAATTAGATAGTAATTTCAAGAATGTTTAATTTATTATAAATATACAGAATAAAAATTAGAAATTCACTATAGAAGCTAATTATATAAAAATTCATGCATTATAGGCTATCAATAGCCTGATAACATTTTTCAAAAAAAAAGCATAAAAACTTATATAAGAATCATGGGTTGTAGCCCATCAATAGCTTGATAATATTTTTTTAAAAAAAAAGCATAAAAACTTATATCCTTCAGTACTCTAGTGGAACACTGTAAAAACTTATAGCAATATGTCTAAGATTATAATATCGAACTAATTCATAATTAAATTCTAGTCTTTTCAGAAAAATGCAATTAATTAGAAAACACTAAAAATTAAATCTTCAATTGGGTATTACTCTAGGTTTAGAAATTCTATGCCTTTAACTTCAATCCTGTAGCAATAGCCCATCCAGAGTTTCCTTTAACTCCACTTCTTGGGTCACATGACAAGGCGAAATGATCACATGATAAATAGCCAGAGATAGAGCTTAGAATTTTTCTCTCATATGCGAAAGAAAGAAACTCACTTCTATTACCGTCTCCAAAATTTTCCGCAGGTACTCCAGTTAATATCTGGTATATTTGCTGCTGTCTTAAGCCATTTGCATTTCCATAGAGATATGTCAAACTTACTCCGTTTTTATCACCGGTATAAGAAGCGCCAGCTGAAATATAGTATCCAGAAGTTGATGAGATTTTCCCCACGTCTTTATATGTACCTTCGTATGATTTCTTTTTATTATCAGACAAGAAACTTACTTTAGCAGATGTAAAATCTCCAGTAGAACCATAATTGCCGTATCCGAGAGCTAACGCATATTTTTCCCGGTACTTTATTAACCCACCTATGGCAACAGCATTACCTCCTTTTCTACGTAATTCTATACTCGTCATTCTAATTTTTAAGGAACCTTCCGTAGCATCAATTCCCATTTTTTCTACATCACATACAGTATCAAATTGACCAGTAAATTCTCCAACTAAAGATGCTTCAAGAATAATATCAGAGTTAACTTGAGCAGTGAATTTCCCACCATATCCAATTACATTTTTAAAACCATTTAAACTACCACCAGATATGGATGTTATATTAGAAAGAGTTCCCTTAACTTGCGTATCGGGAGTAAAGGAAGCACCAATAATTGCTGAAAAATCTGGAAATTCAAGCTCTTTCGTCACTGATATTTTATTTGCCTTCGGTGCTATATTCGCAGGACCAGGAAGCGAAGCAGAGTCGACGAAAGGTTGTAGGGTAAATATCGCCTTTGGTGTTTCACCTTCAACATATATACCTTCTTTATCGTACTTATGATCATATGGAGCTATAGCAGGATACTGAATATAAAACGGCAAATCTCCGCTTAATCCCATTCCGCCTTTTGCTAAATTATCACCAGATATTAGTAGAGTATTTTGAACACCAACGGTACTTCCTGCCTTTATCTTTATTTTATGTTTTATCGATTCACAGTATACATATGCTTCTCCTGCAGTCATGATATTACCACCAGATGTTGGTTTTGATACGTTTGCATATAATGAAAGATTTCCACCGTACTTCAGTCCTTGACTTAAAGTACTTACATCTACTATTACGTTATTGAAGTTTACCAATCCGTTAAAACTACCCCATCTAGATGGATTACCAGGATTCATTATATTATAGGGGTATACAGCTTTAAAGAGTTCAGTCTTGTTCTTGAATTTGTACTTTTCTTGTAATGCATCTGCACTTTTAAAGACATCGTTATTCATTACGGCACCATACTGAAGGTTGAGCAATGGCTTTACGAGGATTTTTACTTCGTCTTTCACTACAGTAACTTCTCCCTGCACGAGAGAGTTCACTTTACTCTGTATAGAGGTGTCATCCGGCGTATTACTCGAACCTAACTCAGTAGATAGGGGGACACTATCTTTCTGTACTTGTTGTTGTACGGATGGTGTCGCGTGAGGTGCTGCATCACTAACTACTGTATCAGAAAAAACGTAAAAGATAGCAGTCACTATCACTAAGGATATGCTTTTTTTCATTTTCAAAGTATAATTTCATGCGATTATGAGTAATATGAAATGAATGTCAAGACTTTTTTAAAAATTATATATTGCTTAAAACTCATTCTATTTCCGAAATACAAGACAGAGCGATTGCTATTGCATCACTCTGATCTGTTGTGATTTTTAGAGAAATCTCCTCTATTTTAATATTGAGATGCAAGCATACGTATTGTATTACAGTTTCTTTATCGGCGTTGCCGTTTCCAGTAATCCTTTTTTTGATAGTTTTAGCTTGATATTCTTTGATACTTATTCCGTATTCACAGCATGCTAGTATTGCAGCTGTTCTTGTTTGAGCTAATCTTATAGAAGTTTTTGCGTTCTTATTTACGTACGTATTTTCTATTGCGGCGAAGTCTATTGACGAATATTTTATAACTTCCTTGAGTTGTGCAAATATATTGTATAATCTTTCTGCATCGTCTTGAAGGTTGGAGCTCTGTATGATTCCAGATGTAACGTGATGAATGTTGCAATTCTGTTTGTCTTTCGCAAGGATAGCCCATCCAGTAGAGCGTAGCCCTGGATCTATTCCAATAACATGATAAGTCATCTTATGATGAAAAAAAAAGGTAAGCACAATGCATATTGGATATATGGTAAACATTCAGTAGTT
Coding sequences:
- the nuoF gene encoding NADH-quinone oxidoreductase subunit NuoF gives rise to the protein MIKEKNKIFKNIDLKASIDIKSSMLRGDWNGVQAILTTSDQVIQIVKESEIRGRGGAGFSTGIKWSFMPRDGTTSYVIVNADESEPGACKDKAIIRYEPHKIIEGALIAAFAVQARIVYIYVRGEYVTEASILENAIKEAEQYGLLGNNPKHKYSVNIFVHRGAGAYICGEESALLNSIEGRKGMPRIKPPAFPAVCGLYGCPTIVNNVETIASISTIMRRGANWYKSMGRSNNYGTKIFSISGHVCNPCNVEEEMSVPLKTLINEYAGGVIGGWDNLLAVIPGGSSTPLLHYSVCDDVLMDFDGLKSVGSALGTGSIIVMNKSADVIDAIANISRFYMHESCGQCTPCREGTGWMYRIMQRFVSGKAQLHEIYELYEITKQIEGRTICALGDAAAWPIQGLIKNFKDVIESRINGTTISDNRK
- a CDS encoding uracil-DNA glycosylase, whose product is MANNILLTKAMLASICIQLHKIANNAINTNFRFFELEYGEKMSDIISSFQKLRAMNHEKVEGVVNNPKVPVSSDMIKGEISKKVEDIAPVSKNKDNVNNEIRELLKEISTVEELRDIVMKFEGCKLKSGANNTVFADGEPSSSIMIVGEAPGENEDKYGIPFCGESGALLEHIFKSMGLQRKDIYITNAIFYRPPSNRKPTSEEIDICRPFVQKHIAIVKPKLLLLMGATAAESVLHYKGALTPIHGKVIRYGKMHNDYIADNDMQLNVVPLFHPSYMLRQALSKKIVWNALLRIKLEILK
- the ruvC gene encoding crossover junction endodeoxyribonuclease RuvC — its product is MTYHVIGIDPGLRSTGWAILAKDKQNCNIHHVTSGIIQSSNLQDDAERLYNIFAQLKEVIKYSSIDFAAIENTYVNKNAKTSIRLAQTRTAAILACCEYGISIKEYQAKTIKKRITGNGNADKETVIQYVCLHLNIKIEEISLKITTDQSDAIAIALSCISEIE
- a CDS encoding FoF1 ATP synthase subunit gamma, whose translation is MPQLKALKNRINAVISTHKLTKAMQIIAASRFQKLKNMVFHSADYLSYFHEIINDIIASDGSNYTNLTMKKLYRNDELVTSNTAVIVLFSAEKGLCGKFDSIVMKKLKSVCCDIEQSTGVDTIRIVCFNKRIIENAKRIGGERLKNTKIEYVLHNVDVMKGFEIFRNDINVCCTKFCADAKFLYVMYPAFITTILQLPCLIKLFPLIDQDKEKFKQGVFNFLDESTDHTLYGRVRRNNSTERKVFTLEPSSSVEVLQITIPSYFVALFYNTALEVYIGENASRMIMMDAANRNAEKIQKNLCIQYNKHRQSAITQEIIELASSRSVLN